Proteins from a single region of Nocardiopsis dassonvillei subsp. dassonvillei DSM 43111:
- a CDS encoding LacI family DNA-binding transcriptional regulator has product MAKTGAGRKRPTLEMVAQRAGVGRGTVSRVINGSAQVSPRTREAVHAAIAELGYSPNQAARTLVTRRTDTIALVVSEPRDRLFSDPFFADIIRGVSSVLHERDLQLMLTTARTEAEHKRVGDYLSGFHVDGALLISLHSDNPLSARLDEAGVPVVHGGRPHSPEQPAPYCVDIDNIGGARMAIRHLLERGCRRVAAITGPLDMNAGVERLRGYREVMAAAGLEVDDRLVVQGDFSVEGGAEAMERLLGTGLEPDAVFAASDMMALGGLRVLRARGLRVPEDVALVGYDDTVMAQHSDPPLTTIHQPTVQMGQEMARLLVDVAIPRTTEAETVMLGTHLVVRESG; this is encoded by the coding sequence GTGGCCAAGACCGGTGCTGGTCGGAAGCGTCCGACCCTGGAGATGGTGGCGCAGCGCGCCGGGGTCGGACGAGGGACCGTCTCGCGGGTGATCAACGGGTCCGCGCAGGTGAGCCCCCGCACCCGGGAGGCCGTGCACGCCGCGATCGCCGAACTCGGCTACAGCCCGAACCAGGCCGCGCGCACCCTGGTCACCAGGCGCACCGACACGATCGCGCTGGTCGTCTCCGAGCCCCGGGACCGGCTGTTCTCCGACCCCTTCTTCGCCGACATCATCCGCGGAGTGAGCTCGGTCCTGCACGAGCGCGACCTGCAGCTCATGCTCACCACGGCCCGGACCGAGGCCGAGCACAAGCGCGTGGGCGACTACCTCAGCGGCTTCCACGTGGACGGCGCGCTGCTGATCTCCCTGCACAGCGACAATCCGCTCTCGGCCCGTCTGGACGAGGCCGGGGTGCCGGTCGTCCACGGCGGTCGCCCGCACTCGCCCGAACAGCCCGCGCCCTACTGCGTCGACATCGACAACATCGGCGGGGCCCGGATGGCCATCCGCCACCTCCTGGAGCGCGGATGCCGACGGGTGGCCGCCATCACCGGCCCCCTGGACATGAACGCCGGTGTGGAGCGCCTGCGCGGCTACCGCGAGGTCATGGCCGCCGCCGGACTGGAGGTGGACGACAGGCTCGTCGTGCAGGGCGACTTCAGCGTGGAGGGGGGAGCCGAGGCGATGGAGCGGCTCCTGGGCACCGGGCTGGAGCCCGACGCGGTGTTCGCGGCCTCCGACATGATGGCGCTCGGCGGCCTGCGGGTGCTGCGCGCACGCGGCCTGAGAGTTCCGGAGGACGTGGCCCTGGTGGGTTACGACGACACCGTCATGGCCCAGCACAGCGACCCGCCGCTGACCACCATCCACCAGCCCACGGTGCAGATGGGGCAGGAGATGGCGCGGCTGCTGGTGGACGTGGCGATCCCCCGCACGACGGAGGCCGAGACCGTCATGCTCGGCACCCACCTGGTCGTGCGCGAGTCCGGCTGA
- a CDS encoding M15 family metallopeptidase: protein MELAALRAGMETLRQEASEKIEHYEAERERLTELTERSREAQERAGEADERGETARLAAARQAATAYKGGELGMVNAWAGPEGPTGMLERGAYLTLLGSHREADVGRAEAARVATDTLAGIAETARTEQAEAVEDARSAREDAVEAVADQEAALEELLEEQTRLEARLAEVRDAEAAERRREEALRDARAANSSGGSAESAVTAVSAEEQEGGEEAPSAEGADRGCTGGVATAHANGRIPESVLCPLPQPGERLRADAAEAFIELDGDYREAFGRPMCVADSYRPYHEQVRLFQEMVPGMAARPGTSQHGLGLAVDLCGGVNRLGTAEHQWMLAHAPEHGWHNPPWARGGFEPWHWEFTP from the coding sequence GTGGAACTGGCCGCGCTGCGCGCGGGCATGGAGACCCTGCGCCAGGAGGCGTCGGAGAAGATCGAGCACTACGAGGCCGAGCGCGAACGCCTCACCGAGCTGACCGAGCGCAGCCGCGAGGCGCAGGAGCGCGCGGGGGAGGCCGACGAGCGCGGCGAGACGGCCCGCCTGGCCGCCGCCCGGCAGGCCGCCACCGCCTACAAGGGCGGCGAGCTGGGCATGGTCAACGCCTGGGCCGGACCCGAGGGGCCCACCGGGATGCTCGAACGGGGCGCCTACCTCACCCTGCTCGGTTCGCACCGGGAGGCCGACGTGGGCCGCGCCGAGGCCGCTCGGGTGGCCACCGACACCCTCGCCGGGATCGCCGAGACCGCGCGGACGGAGCAGGCCGAGGCGGTCGAGGACGCCAGGAGCGCCCGGGAGGACGCGGTGGAGGCCGTGGCCGACCAGGAGGCGGCACTGGAGGAGTTGCTGGAGGAGCAGACCCGGCTGGAGGCCCGGCTCGCGGAGGTGCGCGACGCCGAGGCCGCCGAGAGGCGCCGTGAGGAGGCCCTGCGCGACGCGCGGGCGGCGAACTCCTCCGGGGGGTCGGCGGAGTCCGCCGTCACCGCCGTTTCGGCGGAGGAGCAGGAGGGCGGGGAGGAGGCTCCGTCCGCGGAGGGCGCCGACCGGGGTTGCACCGGGGGCGTCGCGACCGCTCACGCCAACGGGCGGATCCCGGAGTCGGTGCTGTGCCCCCTGCCCCAGCCCGGCGAGCGGCTGCGCGCCGACGCGGCCGAGGCCTTCATCGAACTCGACGGGGACTACCGCGAGGCGTTCGGACGGCCGATGTGCGTGGCCGACTCCTACCGGCCCTACCACGAGCAGGTGCGCCTGTTCCAGGAGATGGTGCCCGGTATGGCCGCCCGGCCCGGCACCAGCCAGCACGGCCTGGGTCTGGCCGTGGACCTGTGCGGCGGCGTGAACCGACTCGGCACCGCCGAGCACCAGTGGATGCTGGCCCACGCGCCCGAGCACGGTTGGCACAACCCGCCCTGGGCCCGGGGCGGCTTCGAACCCTGGCACTGGGAGTTCACGCCGTAG
- a CDS encoding sensor histidine kinase has protein sequence MRSRLVALIVIPTAVALALGGLRVYEAAVSTVTHAHIQDRAEVGVLIVELANQLGHERSASAVYISDNADPARRSDELRQRMEEERDASRDLQQTLTARLDDMGEVDTETASSRLSSMRSQLSTLDALRTEVDETRITVLPVVTKYRTITRSLAEFNQTMADGTGDTDLRESVRTLTALSTARDQLSYETALMGHSLARNTMTGGIAEAIDSARARYESEISNFVQAASEEQRQIFDDNFTGLEVSQVSTMRMRVMYRADRGDDLTGVTANDGPEDYREIADVALGRLQTVEEGIAEGIAADANTLRDEAMGRALIDLFVVAGVLLAVFVLTSLVVRSLVRPLRALEDGARRVAERDLPDAINRMQEAGTVPENVKVTPIEVDTHDEIGEVARAFDDVHRVALTLASDEAALRSNVNAMFVNLSRRSQTLVERQLRLIDGLEQSEQDADRLSDLFQLDHLATRMRRNNENLLVLSGQDNTRKWAQPVPLVDVLRGAVSEVEQYERVNVRAPSHISVLGRPVNDVIHLVAELVENATSFSPHDTEVLVSAKTLDNGGVQVDVTDSGIGMAPEDMAAINARLAAPPVIDVAVSRRMGLFVVSRLAHRHGVRLRLEEAHGGGTTAHVIFPPDLLITPVEGQHALGGADSRPELTSGAPNTYADAEAAFASTPAPVEPNDPWQTQESGSVPGDLGGLPRRQTTGSHTEEHPPSGQDLWGNTGTGSVWDTTRGAGTTGSPSGGANGRPVVDPYDASEDDEPQRPQPETGGRNFFDPSPRGDSFGGGSVGRSTDTGSFSRPSDTGSFRRPTGDTGEFRRPDTGAFRSTANESYDAFGGAGAQSGGHTGAPADNGASAGNGAFSGNGSGHAFGGRDMGAHERPAARERDDNTETFPAIPSSQDGGNWRSGGIDSREGYGSTAYLSRRYGGAQGPNNTVVPPTPSGEESDSLPIFDAIESNWFKRRTGGPTVDTTETGPIQQVPAAQEQRSPASTDQAPRSTQEWTSEADRGWKAARTAAEPKADGLTPSGLPKRVPKANLVPGTAPKPENFKQMPTRSADRVRNRFSGFQKGVREGRDRLGEGSTEG, from the coding sequence GTGCGCTCCCGACTGGTGGCCCTCATCGTCATCCCCACCGCGGTAGCCCTGGCACTCGGCGGCCTGCGGGTCTACGAGGCGGCGGTCTCCACCGTCACCCACGCGCACATCCAGGACCGTGCCGAGGTCGGCGTCCTCATCGTGGAGCTGGCCAACCAGCTGGGCCACGAGCGCAGCGCCAGCGCTGTCTACATCTCCGACAACGCCGACCCCGCGCGGCGCTCGGACGAGCTGCGCCAGCGGATGGAGGAGGAGCGCGACGCCTCCCGCGACCTCCAGCAGACCCTCACCGCCCGCCTGGACGACATGGGAGAGGTGGACACCGAGACCGCGTCGAGCCGCCTGTCCAGCATGCGCAGCCAGCTCTCCACGCTGGACGCCCTGCGCACCGAGGTCGACGAGACCCGTATCACCGTCCTGCCGGTGGTCACCAAGTACCGCACGATCACCCGCTCGCTGGCCGAGTTCAACCAGACGATGGCGGACGGGACCGGCGACACCGACCTGCGCGAGAGCGTGCGCACGCTGACCGCGCTCTCCACCGCCCGGGACCAGCTCTCCTACGAGACCGCGCTGATGGGCCACTCCCTGGCCCGCAACACGATGACCGGCGGTATCGCCGAGGCCATCGACTCCGCTCGCGCCCGCTACGAGAGCGAGATCTCCAACTTCGTCCAGGCCGCCTCCGAGGAGCAGCGGCAGATCTTCGACGACAACTTCACCGGTCTGGAGGTCAGCCAGGTCTCCACGATGCGCATGCGCGTGATGTACCGCGCCGACCGCGGCGACGACCTCACCGGTGTGACCGCCAACGACGGCCCCGAGGACTACCGCGAGATCGCCGACGTGGCCCTGGGACGCCTCCAGACGGTCGAGGAGGGCATCGCCGAGGGCATCGCGGCCGACGCCAACACCCTGCGCGACGAGGCCATGGGCCGCGCCCTGATCGACCTCTTCGTCGTCGCGGGCGTGCTCCTGGCGGTCTTCGTCCTCACCTCCCTCGTGGTCCGCTCCCTGGTGCGCCCCCTGCGCGCCCTGGAGGACGGCGCGCGCCGGGTCGCCGAGCGCGACCTGCCCGACGCGATCAACCGGATGCAGGAGGCCGGGACGGTCCCCGAGAACGTCAAGGTCACCCCGATCGAGGTCGACACGCACGACGAGATCGGCGAGGTGGCCCGCGCCTTCGACGACGTCCACCGCGTCGCGCTCACCCTGGCCTCCGACGAGGCCGCGCTGCGCAGCAACGTCAACGCGATGTTCGTCAACCTGTCCCGCCGCAGCCAGACCCTGGTGGAACGGCAGCTGCGCCTCATCGACGGCCTGGAGCAGTCCGAGCAGGACGCGGACCGCCTCTCCGACCTGTTCCAGCTGGACCACCTCGCCACGCGCATGCGCCGCAACAACGAGAACCTGCTGGTCCTGTCCGGCCAGGACAACACCCGCAAGTGGGCCCAGCCCGTCCCGCTGGTCGACGTCCTGCGCGGCGCCGTCTCCGAGGTCGAGCAGTACGAGCGCGTCAACGTCCGCGCCCCCTCCCACATCTCGGTGCTCGGCCGCCCCGTCAACGACGTCATCCACCTGGTCGCCGAGCTGGTGGAGAACGCCACCTCGTTCTCCCCGCACGACACCGAGGTCCTGGTCAGCGCCAAGACCCTCGACAACGGCGGCGTCCAGGTCGACGTCACCGACAGCGGCATCGGCATGGCGCCCGAGGACATGGCGGCGATCAACGCCCGCCTGGCCGCCCCGCCGGTCATCGACGTCGCGGTCTCGCGCCGCATGGGCCTGTTCGTGGTCTCGCGCCTGGCCCACCGCCACGGCGTCAGGCTGCGCCTTGAGGAGGCGCACGGCGGCGGGACCACCGCGCACGTCATCTTCCCGCCGGACCTGCTGATCACCCCGGTCGAGGGCCAGCACGCCCTGGGCGGCGCGGACAGCCGTCCCGAGCTCACCTCGGGCGCGCCCAACACCTACGCCGACGCCGAGGCGGCCTTCGCCTCCACCCCGGCGCCCGTCGAGCCGAACGACCCCTGGCAGACCCAGGAGAGCGGCAGCGTCCCGGGCGACCTGGGCGGCCTGCCCAGGCGCCAGACCACCGGCTCCCACACCGAGGAGCACCCGCCCAGCGGCCAGGACCTGTGGGGCAACACCGGCACCGGTTCGGTGTGGGACACCACCAGGGGAGCCGGGACCACCGGCTCCCCCTCCGGCGGAGCCAACGGCCGGCCCGTGGTCGACCCCTACGACGCCTCCGAGGACGACGAGCCCCAGCGCCCGCAGCCCGAGACCGGCGGACGCAACTTCTTCGACCCGAGCCCCCGCGGCGACTCCTTCGGCGGCGGCTCCGTGGGCCGCTCGACGGACACCGGGTCCTTCAGCAGGCCCTCCGACACGGGGTCCTTCCGCCGTCCCACCGGCGACACGGGCGAGTTCCGCCGACCCGACACCGGCGCGTTCCGTTCCACGGCGAACGAGTCCTACGACGCGTTCGGCGGCGCCGGCGCGCAGTCGGGCGGCCACACCGGAGCCCCCGCCGACAACGGCGCGTCCGCGGGCAACGGGGCCTTCTCCGGCAACGGCTCGGGCCACGCGTTCGGCGGCCGCGACATGGGCGCCCACGAGCGCCCCGCGGCCCGCGAGCGCGACGACAACACCGAGACCTTCCCGGCGATCCCCTCGTCCCAGGACGGCGGGAACTGGCGCTCCGGCGGCATCGACTCCCGCGAGGGGTACGGCTCGACCGCCTACCTCTCCCGCCGCTACGGTGGCGCCCAGGGGCCGAACAACACCGTCGTGCCTCCCACCCCGTCGGGTGAGGAGAGCGACTCGCTGCCGATCTTCGACGCGATCGAGTCCAACTGGTTCAAGCGCCGCACCGGCGGCCCCACGGTGGACACGACCGAGACCGGCCCGATCCAGCAGGTCCCGGCGGCCCAGGAGCAGCGCTCCCCGGCCAGCACCGACCAGGCCCCCCGCTCCACCCAGGAGTGGACCTCCGAGGCCGACCGCGGCTGGAAGGCCGCGCGGACCGCGGCGGAGCCCAAGGCGGACGGACTGACCCCCTCGGGCTTGCCAAAACGCGTTCCCAAGGCAAACCTTGTTCCGGGGACGGCGCCCAAGCCGGAGAACTTCAAGCAGATGCCCACGCGCAGCGCGGACCGCGTCCGCAACCGCTTCTCCGGCTTCCAGAAGGGCGTCCGCGAGGGACGGGACCGACTCGGGGAAGGCTCGACGGAGGGGTGA
- a CDS encoding roadblock/LC7 domain-containing protein gives MSRQVNELNWLITDFADRVPDVAHAIVVSSDGLPLASSAGFPADRADQLAAIASGLSSLTQGAARVFEGGAVAQTVVEMERGLMLIMAISDGSCLAVLASAESDLGLVAYEMTLLVERAGRALTPTARTSGIH, from the coding sequence ATGAGTCGACAGGTGAATGAACTCAACTGGTTGATCACTGACTTTGCCGACCGTGTCCCCGATGTCGCCCACGCGATCGTCGTCTCCTCTGACGGCCTTCCGTTGGCCTCGTCGGCGGGCTTCCCAGCGGACCGGGCCGACCAGCTGGCGGCCATCGCCTCCGGTCTGTCGAGCCTGACGCAGGGTGCTGCCCGGGTGTTCGAGGGTGGAGCGGTCGCCCAGACCGTCGTGGAGATGGAGCGGGGGCTGATGCTCATCATGGCCATCAGCGACGGCTCCTGCCTGGCGGTCCTGGCGTCGGCTGAGAGCGACCTGGGTCTGGTCGCGTACGAGATGACCCTGCTCGTCGAGCGGGCGGGGCGGGCGCTGACACCAACGGCGCGCACCTCGGGAATCCACTGA
- a CDS encoding DUF742 domain-containing protein, producing MPAVPGGGDVPRPIQQPYDQRSAAGSAPSSLVRPYAVTKGRTKPKSQLPLEALISATAAARNESGTLTPEWQAISDLCREWRSVAEISALLRMPLGVARVLVADMSEQGLVQIRSSLNNDARPNTNLLERVLSGLRKL from the coding sequence ATGCCGGCGGTTCCGGGCGGCGGAGATGTTCCCCGACCAATCCAACAACCATACGACCAACGATCCGCTGCGGGGAGCGCGCCCAGTTCTCTGGTCCGTCCCTACGCGGTGACCAAGGGCCGCACCAAGCCGAAGTCGCAGCTTCCCCTGGAAGCCCTGATCTCGGCCACCGCGGCGGCCCGCAACGAGTCTGGGACGCTGACGCCCGAATGGCAGGCGATCAGCGACCTGTGCCGGGAATGGCGTTCCGTGGCGGAGATCTCCGCGCTGTTGCGGATGCCGCTCGGTGTGGCGCGGGTGCTTGTGGCGGACATGTCCGAGCAGGGACTGGTCCAGATCAGGTCCTCGCTCAACAACGACGCCCGTCCCAACACCAACCTGCTTGAAAGGGTGCTCAGTGGACTTCGCAAGCTCTAG
- a CDS encoding GTP-binding protein → MTSVKIVVAGGFGVGKTTFVGSVSEIVPLTTEAVMTSASVGVDDLAKTPDKQTTTVAMDFGRVSLDSDLILYLFGTPGQHRFWFMWDDLVKGAIGAVVLVDTRRLADCFPAIDYFEEARLPFIVGINGFDGYYPHAADEVRDALTLSPEIPIVQVDARDKASTKSTLITLVEHAITVGDPEGAAGQPTSTGGQSSWR, encoded by the coding sequence ATGACGTCGGTCAAGATCGTCGTCGCCGGGGGCTTCGGTGTCGGGAAGACGACATTCGTTGGCTCCGTCTCCGAGATCGTGCCGCTGACCACCGAGGCGGTCATGACCAGCGCCAGCGTCGGGGTGGACGACCTCGCAAAGACGCCGGACAAGCAGACCACCACCGTGGCGATGGACTTCGGCCGCGTCTCCCTCGACTCCGACCTGATCCTGTACCTGTTCGGCACCCCCGGACAGCACCGGTTCTGGTTCATGTGGGACGACCTGGTCAAGGGCGCCATCGGCGCCGTCGTCCTGGTGGACACCCGCCGTCTGGCGGACTGCTTCCCCGCGATCGACTACTTCGAGGAGGCGCGTCTGCCCTTCATCGTGGGGATCAACGGGTTCGACGGCTACTACCCCCACGCGGCCGACGAGGTCCGGGACGCGCTGACGCTCAGCCCGGAGATCCCGATCGTCCAGGTGGACGCCCGTGACAAGGCCTCCACCAAGTCGACGCTCATCACCCTCGTCGAGCACGCCATCACGGTGGGGGACCCCGAGGGCGCGGCCGGACAGCCCACTTCCACGGGCGGCCAGAGCTCCTGGCGCTAG
- a CDS encoding DUF885 domain-containing protein, whose translation MTRRFREVAERVLDSLLHDAPEWALDLGDTRGASRLSDHSAEADVRRVSVLTDALGSLDEIDPDLIPAGDRVDLEVLRTRVSADLWHTAELRPHTWDPLLYSPGEALHALVEREVLPLPERLSALAARCAALPVHLATARSRLSEGPGMPRVHVETALAQAAGARAMLTSDVPAPAEGAPSALEPAREAALAAVEEHAAWLRDRLETATADPRLGERDFAAQLWYTLDSELSPEALLVRAESDLLATEEAIAETAAEYLGGARRREGVAEALAELAARGATDADTVRPACADALLHLNERVRALDIVTVHDDPVRIVPMPEARRGVSVAYCEPPGPLDPRSGEQPTLVAVAPPPEDWPAERRESFFREYNAVMLRDLMAHEAVPGHALQLAHAARHEGGTRVGRALWSGTFVEGWAVYAEEVLARHGWSGDRREDLALRLVQLKMRLRMIINAILDVRLHTGDLTEAEAISLMTRRGHQEEGEAVGKWRRAQLTSAQLSTYYVGYAEVSDIASDLALARPALTERERHDAMLAHGSPPPRHLRTLLGL comes from the coding sequence ATGACCCGGCGGTTCCGCGAGGTGGCCGAGCGCGTGCTCGACTCCCTGCTCCACGACGCCCCCGAGTGGGCGCTGGACCTGGGCGACACCCGTGGCGCCTCCCGTCTGTCCGACCACTCGGCCGAGGCCGACGTGCGCCGCGTCTCCGTGCTCACCGACGCCCTCGGATCCCTGGACGAGATCGACCCCGACCTCATCCCGGCCGGCGACCGGGTCGACCTGGAGGTGCTGCGGACCCGCGTCAGCGCCGACCTGTGGCACACCGCGGAACTGCGCCCGCACACGTGGGATCCGCTGCTGTACTCGCCGGGCGAGGCCCTGCACGCCCTCGTGGAGCGTGAGGTCCTGCCCCTCCCCGAACGCCTGTCGGCGCTCGCCGCGCGCTGCGCGGCCCTGCCCGTCCACCTCGCCACCGCGCGCTCGCGCCTGTCGGAGGGCCCCGGCATGCCCCGCGTGCACGTGGAGACGGCCCTGGCCCAGGCGGCCGGGGCCCGCGCCATGCTCACCTCCGACGTGCCCGCCCCGGCCGAGGGAGCGCCCTCCGCCCTGGAACCGGCCCGCGAGGCCGCCCTGGCCGCCGTGGAGGAGCACGCCGCCTGGCTGCGGGACCGTCTGGAGACCGCCACCGCCGACCCCCGTCTGGGCGAGCGCGACTTCGCCGCCCAGCTCTGGTACACCCTCGACTCCGAGCTCTCGCCCGAGGCGCTGCTGGTGCGCGCCGAGAGCGACCTGCTGGCCACGGAGGAGGCGATCGCCGAGACGGCGGCCGAGTACCTGGGCGGGGCGCGCCGCCGGGAGGGGGTGGCCGAGGCGCTCGCCGAGCTGGCCGCACGGGGCGCCACCGACGCCGACACCGTCCGCCCCGCCTGCGCCGACGCCCTCCTGCACCTGAACGAGCGGGTGCGCGCGCTGGACATCGTGACGGTCCACGACGACCCGGTCCGGATCGTGCCGATGCCCGAGGCCCGCCGCGGGGTGTCGGTGGCCTACTGCGAGCCCCCCGGCCCCCTCGACCCGCGGTCCGGGGAGCAGCCGACCCTGGTAGCGGTGGCCCCGCCGCCGGAGGACTGGCCCGCCGAGCGCAGGGAGTCCTTCTTCCGCGAGTACAACGCGGTCATGCTGCGCGACCTCATGGCCCACGAGGCCGTTCCCGGGCACGCTCTCCAGCTCGCCCACGCCGCCCGGCACGAGGGCGGCACCCGGGTGGGCCGGGCCCTGTGGAGCGGCACCTTCGTGGAGGGCTGGGCGGTCTACGCCGAGGAGGTGCTGGCCCGCCACGGCTGGTCCGGCGACCGGCGCGAGGACCTGGCGCTGCGCCTGGTGCAGCTCAAGATGCGCCTGCGGATGATCATCAACGCGATCCTGGACGTGCGCCTGCACACCGGCGACCTCACCGAGGCCGAGGCGATCTCCCTGATGACCCGGCGCGGACACCAGGAGGAGGGCGAGGCCGTCGGCAAGTGGCGCCGCGCCCAGCTCACCAGCGCCCAGCTGTCCACCTACTACGTGGGCTACGCGGAGGTCTCCGACATCGCCAGCGACCTGGCCCTGGCCCGGCCCGCGCTCACCGAGCGCGAGCGCCACGACGCGATGCTCGCCCACGGCAGCCCGCCCCCGCGCCACCTGCGCACCCTGCTGGGGCTGTAG
- a CDS encoding HIT family protein, with product MRGADDEHEDVPGDPPAVGTGSPDGWERLWTPHRMAYIKGEGKPSGSRPEDGCPFCRAPGLSDPEGLVVARGKSAYAVLNLYPYNSGHILICPYRHVSDYTALDEEETAEVAALTQAGILALGAAYGPQGFNVGMNLGGAAGAGIAAHLHQHIVPRWGGDANFMPVIGRTKVLPEMLEQTRSKLAAHWPRE from the coding sequence ATGCGCGGTGCCGACGACGAGCACGAGGACGTTCCCGGCGACCCTCCCGCCGTGGGGACGGGAAGCCCCGACGGCTGGGAACGGCTGTGGACGCCGCACCGCATGGCCTACATCAAGGGCGAGGGCAAGCCCAGCGGCTCGCGCCCCGAGGACGGGTGTCCCTTCTGCCGAGCCCCCGGACTGTCCGACCCCGAGGGCCTCGTGGTCGCCCGGGGCAAGTCGGCCTACGCGGTCCTCAACCTCTACCCCTACAACAGCGGCCACATCCTGATCTGCCCCTACCGCCACGTGTCCGACTACACCGCCCTGGACGAGGAGGAGACCGCCGAGGTGGCCGCCCTCACCCAGGCGGGCATCCTCGCGCTGGGCGCGGCCTACGGGCCGCAGGGCTTCAACGTCGGCATGAACCTCGGCGGCGCGGCCGGTGCCGGGATCGCGGCCCACCTGCACCAGCACATCGTTCCCCGCTGGGGAGGCGACGCCAACTTCATGCCCGTGATCGGCCGGACCAAGGTGCTGCCCGAGATGCTGGAGCAGACCCGGTCCAAGCTCGCCGCGCACTGGCCCAGAGAGTAG
- the pgsA gene encoding phosphatidylinositol phosphate synthase, which translates to MVSRVTTPLGRSLARLGLTPNIVTIVGALGVVVSALFFYPQGQLYAGSVVVTVFVLFDMLDGAVARARDSASAFGAFLDSSLDRVADAAILSGLLWWFIGEGDDPLLAGLTLFCLVSGFMVSYIKARAEGLGVNCDVGVAERTERLVVILVAVGLGGLDVPYALAGGLWLLAAMSLLTVLQRLVETRARLNDPDYVEGAAGTGEANGGA; encoded by the coding sequence ATGGTCTCCCGGGTCACCACTCCGCTCGGCCGGAGTCTGGCCCGCCTCGGCCTCACACCGAACATCGTCACCATCGTCGGCGCCCTCGGCGTCGTCGTCAGCGCCCTGTTCTTCTATCCGCAGGGACAGCTGTACGCCGGGTCGGTCGTCGTCACGGTCTTCGTGCTCTTCGACATGCTCGACGGGGCCGTGGCCAGGGCCCGCGACAGCGCCAGCGCGTTCGGCGCCTTCCTCGACTCCAGCCTCGACCGGGTGGCCGACGCCGCCATCCTCTCCGGGCTCCTGTGGTGGTTCATCGGCGAGGGAGACGACCCCCTGCTCGCCGGACTCACCCTCTTCTGCCTGGTCAGCGGTTTCATGGTGTCCTACATCAAGGCGCGCGCCGAGGGGCTGGGCGTCAACTGCGACGTCGGCGTCGCCGAGCGCACCGAGCGCCTGGTGGTCATCCTCGTCGCCGTGGGCCTCGGCGGCCTGGACGTGCCCTACGCGCTCGCGGGCGGTCTGTGGCTGCTGGCCGCGATGAGCCTGCTCACCGTCCTCCAGCGCCTGGTGGAGACCCGCGCCCGCCTCAACGACCCCGACTACGTCGAGGGCGCCGCGGGGACCGGCGAAGCCAACGGCGGAGCCTGA